From the Trifolium pratense cultivar HEN17-A07 linkage group LG4, ARS_RC_1.1, whole genome shotgun sequence genome, the window CGTCATTAGACCATACATGAAAACTTTGAGATACACTAAATCTTTGGATCAAAAAGAATATTACATGTGAGAAGAAATTATTTGCTTCTCATACATCTAACAAGAGCCTTTACAAATTTACTATACATGTGTTGCTTCAAGTACTTCCTTTGCACCTTTTTTCTTCCATTCATTCCCATTTTGTCTCTTGCAAATCGGTTTTCAAGTAAAAACCTAAGATTTTTTGCAAGAATATGATTCCCTTTACGTCCAATAGGATGATGAAGACCAGTCACATTATTCTCCACAATTTCCTTTGTTCCACCAGCATCTGTTCCTAACACctaaatagaataaaaatatgaactagtAAAGACATGTTTGGATTATCTTCATGCACATTTATGAACTAGTTAAATGGGACATATAGCTATTCAAGAGACGAAATCACTAAACTGttctttgaaattttaaagTCGGACGATTTAGTCCCTACAATTATAAATaggcaaaaatatatttaaatttgtaaaacGTTGGTGATATTACACAAATGACATACCGGAAGACCAAATGCCATTGCTTCTATTGTCACGCGTCCGAAGGTTTCTCCCGATCCCTATTCATCATTTTGCAAATTAGCACATATGAAGAAgctaaaaaaattcaagataGTATAAATGAAGAGTTCAAATCAGAGAAAGCAATTTGCAAGGTAAAATTATATTGAACCTAAACATTACGTGTCCGACAAGTAAAAAGGAACGGAAATGAAGTAACTTATAAGCTCTTTCAAAAACTTATACAATTACCTATGTTATGACGAAAACAAATTCTACctcttaataaataatttaatcaatattttACCTGAGAGTTTATGACATAAACATCAGCAGCAGAGTAAAGTGAGGCAACATGTGTTGTAGCTGGAGTCCACAGAACTGATTTTGACAAGTTTGAATGTTGTGACAAGAAACTTATCATACTCTTAGCATAATCCACTTTGTTACTCTTTGATCCAACAGAACCAATCAGAACTTTCAGAGATTGTTTCATTTTTCCACTGTTACTGTCAACATACCAAAATATACATACATCAATAGGACACTATTTTGCAACGTTAGGGATCATTTTGAAATATCGATAACATGAGGAACTAGATTGATATAGTTCTACGATTTCAAAGACTAATTTGAGTATTTAGGGACGAAACAAACCTGTTTATAGAATTGCTATCCTTCATCATTGGCAACAATTTTCTAATATGATATCTTCTAGCCAAAGTAACTTGTGATAAAGTTTGCTTTTTCTTATGATGTTCTTGAAATGATTCATTTTCTATTACTGAGTTTGCTGATTCAAGAAATAATAACTGACCCTTTCCAGGATTGATGCTACTTAGAGATATCACAAGCATATCATTATCATTCAAGCCTAATTCTTTTCGGACTGTTTTGCGCAAAAATTTCCTCTTCTCATTGATTTTATCGGAAGTACTCGAGGAATGAATTCCGGCTGCATAAGCAAGTTCATCATTAACAGACAATGGAACAATTGCTGGCTGGAATCTAAGTCTTCTGTTTTCTTCTTCATACCATTTTTGCCATTTCTTAGATTGCGATTCGGAAAGAAAAACCAACATCTTTACTTTGTTCAAAACGTGTTTTGAACGATCAAAGTACTCTCTTCGGTTTTCCATAATCCACCAAACAACTTTACTTGCACTAGAAGGAAAGTATTCAATGTATTGTTCTGTTAACACACAAGAAAATGTTGATCTAATAAGACATTTTGTAGAAAAGTACTTATTTACATACTCATGGCTTTTCATACAGTTATATATTGCAGATCAAATAAAAACATGTATAATCTTAATCACTTATTTTATGAACTCTCAATGGCAGGAATGATAAGAAGGCTAAGAATTTATGATTTTATAAATGTCATTTTGTAATGTGTTgacattaaataaattatatcaCATGATTAGAAGTAAAAGTCATAAAAACTTAAGAATTAGTATGAGGATATCAaattaaggctctgtttggaaAACAACTTAAGTTCTTATAGCTTAAACGCGTATCATACAAGTGCTTCCTATAAGCTACTTTTatagagcttatggaaataagttgtTCAACACAGCTTATTAAcagaacatgtcataagttgtttgattgtttccataagctctttgAAATAGTCTCACAAGTACTTATGCTAGTGGATAAACTataataaatcaatccaaacaaatcTCAAGCCTTTGACATTGTTGCACATGCTCATATGACACAGAATTATACTATTTCAAGTTTTTAATCTTTCTGTTGAagctataatttttattaaagagtGACAACAACTAACTAACATATCCACTTTGATCAAAAACTAAATTAATGTAGTGGTTGTTGAGTTTAAAAATCATAATccagaaaattaattaaaataaatacacaacattcaaacactaaaaaaatcagaaaacaacaaaaacaaagaaacttTATAAATCTATTCATAATCATACCAATCCATGAAGAACAAACAGCTGATCCAGCAATGACAAGATCAGCTTTCCTTGCAGCTTTAAAGCTATGATCAACTTTATCATCAATCACCTTAATCTTCTTCCTAATAAGCTCTTCCATTAAACCACCTTTTTTACTAAGAACAACAGCTGAAACATTTGCTCCACAACTCATCAATTCAGTTGCCAATTCCATCATTGAAAGTGGTGCTCCAGTCATAGAAAGTTCATGAAATATCAACACAAACCTCtttgaaaaaataacttttgcAAAATCACTTTTCTTGTCACATTTTCCACAACACTTCTCATTATTAGTACTACTAAGCTTCAAAATTTTGTTCTCTATTGAACCAAATGGACCAACAAGATGAATTTTTTCTAACTCCTTTTCATCTATATCATCAATACTGCTCTCAACTTTCAATTCTCTCTTGTGTTTACTTCTCAAAGATCTTCtattcttccttttctttaagCCATTTTTACCATTTTCTCCTTTCTTGGCCAATACAACATccatatgattatgattattcaAACCAACTTTTTCATTATCAACTAATAAAGAACTTTTTTTGATAACCAAATCTTGATGATTATTAAGATGAAAATCAAACCCTTTAAGTTCTTGTTCTTTTTCATAAGCTTCCCATTTAGATTGAACAAAAAAACCAAGATAAGCCCAAAGGGTAATCAAAATCAGCCATAAAACTAACCGGTTGCTTCCAATCCAAGTTAACTGTGCATTACTATTACCTTTGCTTTCTCTTCTTCGAAACGAAGGtgaatgttgttgttgttgttgaattgatCTTGATGAAGATTCTCCTCTATTGTTGTTGCATTCCTccatttaaaattttctttaacTATGTGTCACATTCAAAGAATGAATATTGTAAAGAAAAACTATGTTTGAATTCTTGATGAAATCTTTTTTTGCAAGCTATGTAGAAAGATGTGAATGTTTTTCTATAATTGttttcaaaatgaatgaaacaagAGTGATATATAGAAGAGAAGATTGCACGTGTTAGTTTGGTTGGTCAACTAAAATAATTTGTTATGATGTTAGGTatgaaaaagaaatattaaaattttcaagaaTTGATGATGATTGATTGGTACATAGCATGACATTGATATATAGATTCTCTATTTttgttctatatttttttggtaaagagtAAAAAGATTatgttctatttttatttatattttgatgtaaTGACTATGTTCTGTTATTGATTCATGTTATTTTTTGGATGATAATTTTagtttagtaatttttttttaattgtaatttagTAATTGATTGCATAATTAggaaacaataaaataaaacaaatccaattATAATCA encodes:
- the LOC123921606 gene encoding uncharacterized protein LOC123921606 yields the protein MEECNNNRGESSSRSIQQQQQHSPSFRRRESKGNSNAQLTWIGSNRLVLWLILITLWAYLGFFVQSKWEAYEKEQELKGFDFHLNNHQDLVIKKSSLLVDNEKVGLNNHNHMDVVLAKKGENGKNGLKKRKNRRSLRSKHKRELKVESSIDDIDEKELEKIHLVGPFGSIENKILKLSSTNNEKCCGKCDKKSDFAKVIFSKRFVLIFHELSMTGAPLSMMELATELMSCGANVSAVVLSKKGGLMEELIRKKIKVIDDKVDHSFKAARKADLVIAGSAVCSSWIEQYIEYFPSSASKVVWWIMENRREYFDRSKHVLNKVKMLVFLSESQSKKWQKWYEEENRRLRFQPAIVPLSVNDELAYAAGIHSSSTSDKINEKRKFLRKTVRKELGLNDNDMLVISLSSINPGKGQLLFLESANSVIENESFQEHHKKKQTLSQVTLARRYHIRKLLPMMKDSNSINSNSGKMKQSLKVLIGSVGSKSNKVDYAKSMISFLSQHSNLSKSVLWTPATTHVASLYSAADVYVINSQGSGETFGRVTIEAMAFGLPVLGTDAGGTKEIVENNVTGLHHPIGRKGNHILAKNLRFLLENRFARDKMGMNGRKKVQRKYLKQHMYSKFVKALVRCMRSK